The proteins below come from a single Deltaproteobacteria bacterium genomic window:
- the rpsP gene encoding 30S ribosomal protein S16 — MAVKIRLARTGRKKMAYYRVVVADSKMPRDGRCIAYVGTYAPRENPAKIVIDEAVTLQWLSKGALPTETVKSLLKKSGAWKKFQESKAGKPATA; from the coding sequence ATGGCGGTGAAGATTCGTTTGGCGCGGACAGGCCGCAAGAAGATGGCCTACTACCGCGTGGTGGTGGCGGACTCGAAGATGCCCCGCGACGGGCGCTGCATCGCGTACGTCGGGACGTACGCGCCCCGGGAGAACCCGGCGAAGATCGTGATCGACGAGGCGGTGACCCTCCAATGGCTCTCGAAGGGCGCGCTGCCGACCGAAACGGTCAAGAGCCTTCTGAAAAAGTCCGGCGCCTGGAAAAAGTTCCAGGAGTCCAAGGCGGGCAAACCCGCCACGGCTTAG